The sequence ATGATATGTATTATAACAACAGTAATAATGACGGAAAGAGTCTGCTGGATGGATCTTTTTCTATGAATTATTTCGCCAAGCAGAGCGATAAATCTGACCTTTTCATGAAATCTTATCCATAcggtaataataatatgaCATTACCAATCACTCCACCTATTTCTGCATCGTCATCTTTGACAGAAACAAAGCAGctattcaataattatatCACATCAAGTCCAAATACAACTATCCAGACTCCAATCAGTGCTAATAAGAATAAGCaagcaaagaaaaataagaaCATGAACAAATCAAAGAACAGGAACAGGTCAAAAAATCAATCACATGCTCCAGCTCAAAATTCCTACCAAGGTAAAAACATGCATCCGCATCCACATCCTAAACAACTTCcgaattcaaatttatattcataCACAAATTCTCATTTCAAT comes from Tetrapisispora phaffii CBS 4417 chromosome 4, complete genome and encodes:
- the TPHA0D03510 gene encoding uncharacterized protein (similar to Saccharomyces cerevisiae EDC2 (YER035W) and EDC1 (YGL222C); ancestral locus Anc_3.533) → MQRNDCHSTKIQTVHTVSGHGSVSHFSHPIHVKGAGNDMYYNNSNNDGKSLLDGSFSMNYFAKQSDKSDLFMKSYPYGNNNMTLPITPPISASSSLTETKQLFNNYITSSPNTTIQTPISANKNKQAKKNKNMNKSKNRNRSKNQSHAPAQNSYQGKNMHPHPHPKQLPNSNLYSYTNSHFNTKSNSKFAMKPASVIPPNSNFAGASFATSLPDSNDLPKPSFV